The genomic window tctaaatcagaggaaggctaattttgatggtattagacaactttcgaaagctgattgggggtagatgtttacaggtaaagggacggctggaaaatgggaaaccttcagaaatgagataatgagagtccagagacaatatatacctgttacagtgaaaggaaaggctggttagtatagggaatgctgtatgactagagaaattgagatttagttaagaaaaagaaggaagcatatgtcaggtatagacagcagagattgagtgaatccttagaagaatataaaggcagtaggagtatatttgagagaaatcaggagggcaaaaaaaggGGACgttagatagctttggcaaatagggttaaggagaagccaaagggtttttacaaatatgtttaaggacaaaagggtaattcaggggccctattctctccctaaagattagcaaggcagcctatttgtggagctgcaggagatgggggagatattaaacaaatattttacatcattgtttactgtggagaaggacatggaagatgtggggaaatagatggtaacatcttgaaaaatgtccatattacagaggatgtggtgctagatgtcttgaaacagaaaaaagtggataaatccccaggacctgatcatgtgtatcctggaactctgtgggaagctagggaagtgattgttgggccctttgatgagatatttgtatcattgatagtcgcaggtgaggtgctggaagactgaaggttggctaatgtggtgccactgtctaagaaaggtggtaaggaaaagccagggaactatagaccagtgagcttgacgtcagtggtgggcaagttgttggagggaatcctgtcccttgggatttacatgtatttggaaaggcagggactggttagagacagtcaacatggctttgcataTGGGAAATCCTATCTCACAAGCGCTTGAttttagttttttgaagaagtaacaaagaggaatgatgaaggcagagcaatcaACGTGATCTGTATcaacttcaataaggcattcgacaaaattccccatgggagactggttagcaaggttagatctcatagaatagtgggagaactagccatttgtgtacagaactggctcaaaagtagaagacagagttgtggtggaggattgcttttcagactggaggcctgtgaccaatggagtgccacaagaaacATTACAGGGTCCACAGcttttcgttatttatataaatgattcaggtgtgaacataggaggcatatttagtaagtttgcagatgacaccaaaattggaggtgtattggacaacgaagttacctcagagtacaacgggatcttgatcagatgggctaatgggcccaGAATGGCAGTTgtagtttaatttaaataaatgcaaggtactgcattttggaaaagcaaacaggGTAGATCTTAtgcacctaatggtaaggtcctggggagtgttgttgaacaaagagactttggagtgcagtttcataattCCTTGGAAGTGGTGTCGTAGgtagataatgaagaaggcgtttggtatgctttcctttactggtcagagtattgagtacaggagttgggaggtcatgttgcagctgtacaggacattggttaggccactgttggaatattgtgttcaaatttgatcttcctatcggaaggatgttgtgaaatttgaaagggttcagaaaagattgacaaggatgttgccagcgttggaagattcgagctatagggagaggctgaataggctggggctgttttccctggagcgtcaaaggctgatGGGTAACcgtatggaggtttataaaatcatgagaagcatggataagataaatagacaaagtcttttccctgggctggatgaattacaacatttaaaaggtatctggatgggtataggaataggaagggtttgaacaCATATGGTCCAAGTACTgacaaatggcactagattaggttaggataaccGGTCAGCATgtacaaattggaccgaaggttctgtttccatgctgtacatctctatgactctgactaagAGCAGGAGGAAACTAGGAAGATGATAAAACAcctttttctttctgaatttATATATAATCTAAGTATAATATACCTGTTGGAAATTTAATCCAGGcatgaaaaagaaatgaagccccTTTACCTCTTATGAGACGAAATGAACCACCCTGTTCTCATTGAAAACGTGGAAATGCCTAAAATAGGCAGTCAAAGTAACTTATCCTGGTTTAACAATTTTCTCCATAGTTAGCCACGTTTTCCCCATTACTGTTAGTTGGATTAAATCCTTTGTCTAATCTGTTAAAGTTTGACCTTGGCATTATAGAGTcctagtcagagatgtacagcatggaaacagacccttcggtccaacctgtccatgccgatcagatgtcccaacccaatctagtcccacctgccagcacctggcccatatccctccaaatgcttcctattcatatacccatccaaatgcctgttaaatgttgcaattgtaccagcctccacatgtAACATATGGAATAGTAAGGAGGAGACTTCACAAGTCACATGTGACTACCATTTTTGAATTGAACAATTAAGAAAAATAAAGTATGATATTAAGCCATTAAATGGAATGCATTCTTCCATTATTGCTGTCTATATTCtcaatttttttgttttttgttcaCAAGCAACTTTATGAATATCTTGCCATGTACTCGTGAGCAACTTTTTATCTGTGATGAAAGATCAGAGGTAATCATGGGTTGGAACTCGATTAAATCACTTTTAGTTTCACCCCAGAAGAATGTCTTGCATCTCGCTGCCATTGACACCCCGTCCATCATGCTCCTTAAAGGTAGTCAGTCCTTTCTCCCATTCTAAAAATAAAATCACTGCTTTTTTTGCCCCCGGCACTTGTCTTATTCCACTTTGAGTCATCGATtcaaagagatatacagcacagtaacagacccttctgtccaacttgtttgtgctgaccagatatcctaaattaatctagtcccatttgttagcatttggcccatattcttctaaagccttcctattcctCTATCCATTCAGATACCTTATAAGATGTTGTTATTTTACCAGCCgacaccacttcctctagcaccTCATTCTTtctatgcaccaccctctgcaaaaaaaaaagtcGCCCCTTCGCTTCTTCCtctgtgtgatctaaccttgctaaccaatctaccatgatgaaccatgttgaacgccttactgaagtccacatagatcacgtctgctgctctgccctcatcagtcctctttattacttctccaaacaaactcaatcatgttcatcagacactatttcccatgcaaaaagccacgttgactacccCATtactcctaatcagtccttgcctttccaaatacatgtaaatcctgtccctccggattctctccaacaacttgcccaccaacaatgtcaggctcaccagtctctcgtcctctggcttttccttaccatcttcctgaagtagtggcaccacattagctaacCTCCACTCTTCTGGCTGTCAGTGatctaaatatctcagcaaggggcccagcagtctctttcctagctttctacagagttctaggttacatctgatcaggtcgcagggatttatccacctttttctTTTTCCAACCATCCCGTTACCTGCAATCATCTGCCCCAAataagcttttgaaagttcttagtgtccccattgacacctcagtcacctgacttgccttatttctcaagaagAGGTAAGGTTTTGTACCTTTGCTAGTCAATCTGTCCAGATACTGAATCAAAACAtattcttgtacgcacttaacaacttcctctccatccaatcccttaacactgtggcagtcccagtctcccTGGGTCTTTTTTTTGGCAGGATTTGCATTCCTTAAAAGACAACTGCAGATTATTTTAATCTTTAATTACATGACTTAAAGTCAGCAAAGAACAGAAGCTTGTAATCCTTTGTTATGCTCTCTGTGATATTTCAATGCAGATTTGgaggtttgagcaatagggagaggctcagTAGACTGCGGCtatattccctggagtgtcaagaggctgaggggatgaccttaaagaatcatgaggggcatggatagggtgaatagacgaggtctttttcccaggaataggggaatccaaaactagagggcatagctttaaggtgagaggggaaaaatataaaagtgaCCGAagatgcaactttttcacacagagggtgatgcgtgtatggaatgagctactggacaaagtgatggaggctggtggaataacaacattttaaaaggcatctgaatggatacattattagggagggtttagaggaacATAGGCCAAATgtgactaaattaatttaggatatctggtcagcttgaatgaattggaccaaagggtctgtttctgtgctctacaactctgattctatgacttaataaaaaaaaaattgaagtgcAGTACTTATTTCATAACCCAAAGGTACTAATCTGGGTTAAATTTATATCCACCTGAGAAATGAAAATCTTTGTATTACAAAGGCTATTAATCCAATCCAATTTGGTGCATTGCACAGAGCAACATGTGTGGGAatagattttttttgtttcatcTTTCTCAATATAGTAGCAGTTTTTGTTTAAAAAGTCCTTTTTTAATGGGCATATGAAATGAAAATGCAGCACGTTAACTACCATGTTAATATACTGTTGTGTTAATCTAAggtcataagaactaggagcaggaataaaGCCCCTTCAGCCTGCCCTGCCACTTATTATTTTCATGGTTGATCTCATCttgacctcaactccactttcctactcgATCCCAGTAACCCTTTAATCCATTACTAACTAAAAATCTGTTGATCTCCTCAAATTTATTGTCCTTGCATCCTCGCTGcactgtggtagtgaattcccatGGATTCATGATCCTTTTGgaaaactgctgcctcacagtgccaggaacctggctttgatttcagccttgggtgactctccgtctgagtgaagtttgcacattttcgaTGTCTATGTGGATTTCCAGTGAATGCTGtgatttcttcccacaatccagagatgtgcaggctaggtggattagctgtggttAATGGGGTGGGATAGGgtaggagagggtgggagagttgagtgtgggtgggatgctgttcagagggttgttgGAGACTcagtggcctctttctgcactgtcggaATTCTAATGAAGTAATCTCTCACCATTTCAGTTTAAAATCTACTGTCTCTTAGCTTAAAACTGTGACTCTTGATCTCGAttgtcccacaaggggaaacatttgATACTCCGTGTCTTGATTGTTGCCCATCACAACTTTGTATTGTAGCTCTGATGATAGAATGAGATTTTATCTGTTGGTGTAATTTGCCAGCTGGCAATGCCCAGTTAACTGATTGCTTGTGTTGATTTCTATTTGCAGGTTCTGATAGCTTGGGATTTATTCATGCAAATGACAATGGGGTGTTTTCACCAAGCTGCAAACGACTCAAGATTGGGAAGGAGCCGCAAAATTATGTTGAGATGGTGGATAACCAAGTGGGATCTACCCCAAGGCCACTTGATATGCCCACAGACAGCTTTGTTGATTCCCCTCAACAGACCAATGGTTTGGTCAATCAGAGCAGCATGGAAGCCAATGTGGACACGATATTAGGAGAAGACTGTAGCTTTGATGAATCTTCCACAGGTTGTGGTGGTCTGAACAAAATCCAAGTCCTGGCTGATAACTTGTATAAATGTCCTGACTGCAGCTATACATCAAATCAGTTGGGTAAGATAAAGTGTCATTTCCTGATTCATGAAGGCCAGAAGCCTTTGCAATGTGACAATACATCTGACCAATTCGAAACACCTGTTCAAACTCAAACTCAAACTCCAACTCTGAAAAAGACCATCAAATGTAGCTACTGTGACTTTGCTTGTGATCGTGTGGTAACCCTAACGCGACACAAGAGGAAACACTTGAAAAATAAGCCTGCATTAGGAAGAAAGAGCACTCTTTCAAGTAAACTCTTGCGGACAGAAAGTGACCAATCTACTGTCGGAAGTGAGGAAAAGAAGTATTACAACTGCTCATATTGTAGCTATACATCATCATTGATGGGGAACCTGCAGCGCCACATTCGAATTCACCTTGGAGAGAAGCCCTTTAAGTGTGACCAGTGCTACTATGCAACTGGCCAGTCAGGGAACTTGAAGCGCCATAAGCTAACTCATACACAGAAAAAGTCTTTCACGTGCAATCAATGTGATTATGCATCTGGTCAAATGGGAAATCTCAAGCGTCATATGCTAATACATACAAGAAAAAAATCCTTCAAATGCAGCCAGTGTGACTACACAGGGGATAGCATGGCAGATTTAATGCGGCACAAGCAAAATCATAAAGATGACAAAAGTTTACTGCGCAATAATGAAACTGATGCAACTGCAATTAAAGCAAATGGTGAAGAAAAGCCTTATAAATGTTTATACTGTAGCTATGCATCACCTTTGCTTGGAAATCTCCAGCGACACACCCGTATTCATCTTGGAGAAAAACCTTTCAAGTGTGACAAATGTGATTATTCCTCCTGTCAAATGGGGAACCTTAAGcgtcattcactcacacacacgcgggAAAAAATGTTCAAATGCCACCATTGTGGATACAGCTGTGGTAATTTATTAGACTTAAAACAGCATAAAGAGACTCACATCAAAGGAAAGCTTCAACAAGATGAGGAAAATAACGTACAGGATACATCGAGCGTTACCAATACAGCCTCAAACCATACTCCTGAGCAAGTTGCAACAAAGATTGGAGAGGCAAAGCCTTATAAATGTTCATATTGCGACTATACGTCACTACTGTTGGGGAATCTTCAAAGGCACACTCGAATTCACCTGGGAGAGAAACCTTTCAAATGTGACCAATGCGACTATGCAACTTACCAGTCAGGGCACCTtaagaggcacagacagacccacacacacagaaaatcgCTCAAATGTCGCATATGTGACTATGTCTGTAACAACATGGTAGACCTAAAGCAACACCAGCAAGAACATACTGAGAAAAACGCAAGTGGAGAAAAGAAGCCTTACAAATGTACATACTGTAATTACGTATCTTCTTTATCAGGGAACCTTCAAAGGCACATTCGGATTCATCTGGGAGAAAAGCCCTTCAAATGTGATCAGTGTGAGTATGCATCGCACCAGTCAGGAAATCTCAAGCGTCATGTATTAACTCATTCTCGACCCAAGTCATTTAAATGTGGCATCTGCTATTACACCTGTAGCTCTGTAATAGAATTGAAGGAACATAAGGAGAGTCATGTCAAGAAAGAATTGCTGTTGGAAGATGATGAGAACGGAAATGAGAAAGCTCAAGAGCTTTACTCCTGCAAGCTGTGTAACTTTATCTCAGAGTACCCAGGCCACCTCATGCGCCACATGAAAACGCACAATTCAGAGAAACCCTATAAGTGTCACTACTGTAACTACGCAACAGTGCAACAGGGTAATCTTAAACGGCACATATTAATCCATACTGGGGAAAAGCCCTTCAAATGCAATGAGTGTAATTACACCTGTAGCCGCATGGAAAATTTGAAGCGGCACAAGCTAATTCATGCAGAGAAAACGTTTTCGGGGGAAGGCAGCAGTTCTGTGAAATTCGAGAAACCCTATTGTTGTGTATTGTGCAATTTTAAAGCCCAGTACCCAAGTATACTTGCAAGGCATGTGAAGACGCATGCAGAATCGACGAGGAAAAGCACAGGTAAAAAAACTTTCCGGTGTGAGAAATGTATCTACTCTACTAGTAGTGTAATCAGATGGAAGGTACACTTGCAGAATCATATGGATAATGAAGGGGAGCTACATtgtaaggaagagagagagtgtgaaaatgTCCAAAAATATTTTTCTTGCAATCTGTGTGACTTCATTACGCAATATCCCAATGATTTAATGGGACATATGAAAACACACAGCACAGGCTCAGTgtccagtgattcccaggtgccTTCCAAAGAGACAGTTGTTGTTCATCATAGTAGTGAAAACATATTTTCTTGTAAGTTGTGCAGTTTTGTCACCCAATACCCAAACCACTTCATAATGCACATGAAAACACACATGAAAACGCACAGCAACAGCAAAAGTGAATACCAGTGTTCCCACTGCAACTATACTACCAAACAATCTGGGAACTTCAAACGCCATATCCAGGTACACTTGGGTGTCAGGCCATTTAAATGCAACAAATGCAACTACGCATCCATTAATTTTGCAAATTTGAAGAGGCACTTACAAACGCACTTGAAGCAAGCATCTAGCCAGTTGTATTCCTCATCTTCTCAAATAGTTGATCATGTACAACTGGAGAATACTAgcataaaaaaagaaaaagagaatgaTTTGTGTTTACAGGAAGATAAGCTTGAAAATGATGTTCCCGAACACGTCTCCTCTCAATCAAGTGGATCTTTCCACAGTCGTGTTTCAAGGAATTTGAAACGGAGAAGACCGTATAAATGTTCCCATTGCTATTATGAGACTATAGAGTTGGGGAACCTTAACAGACATATCAGGAGCCACAAAGGAGaaaagccttttaaatgcagcCAGTGCAATTATGCTTCCACGCAATTGGTCAATGTCAAACGGCACCTTCGAACACATGCAGGAAAAGAATCCTATCAGTGTACTCAATGTGCGTTTGTATCCGAGAGCAAGGCAGCCTTTAAACGCCACACAGACAAACACCTGGCAAGGATGGAGATTAAAcaagaagtggaagatggaaaTAGCCTTAGTAAGGAACAGAAAGTCTTCTCTTGCAGATTGTGTAATTTTGTCTCGCAGTACCAGAGCAACCTCATAAGACATATGAACATACACAACTACAAAAGGCCATATAAATGTTCACAGTGTAACTATGTCTCTGCGCAACTGGGCAACCTTAAGCGGCATATGAGGAACCATATAAAGAAAGAAACTTTCCAGTGTGACCAGTGTAACTACTCATGTGCTTCTATGACCAACCTCAAGCGACATGCCAGGGTTCACACAAGTTAACGGAGAACTGTGCAATAAAGGAAAAGCCTCCATTGAGAAAGACAGAGATGCCTATTTTAACAAATTGGGTAGTTTTGATTAGCAGAACTCAAAGCTTTGATATTGATAGAAGGAGCAATGCAGTTGTTTTTACTACATGTCGTAGTGAAGGATCAAACACTTGTGGTGGACCTGTGGGTGAACGAACATCCCAGCACCACGAGACTGAAGAGATTCAGCAGGGCCAAATAGTATGAACTTGTTTTTGATGAACAAGAGGCTGTGTGCCACTTTTATGTCTTTACTTGAAATCATTGTAAATCTTAAAAATATATCTGTATGcacattaatttttttttgtttaacacCAGTAGAGTGAAGACTGCCATTTGGTGGAATGTCCACCTGAATAATGCAGCTTATCTCTTTTGCAGCCAGTAGGTTTTAGTCACAAACGTAAGGCTATTGGTCATCATAATCTTGTCTGTGAAAAGTCCACTTCAAATAGATTATTGGAAAGAGCTTTACTCAAAGAATgataaatggtgatatattcttttttaaaaaaaaactaaaggtCTTCATGATATAATGGGACAGTTCAGGTACTAAAGAGATGAACTGATTTTTGtttcttaccccccccccccccccaaataaaACTTAGATTTCTTATGTTATATTTTCTTATGTTTAAAATGATGTAAATAGGCATTAATTGCTAAATACCCTAATGAATGAATGTATGTtagaaaatgggggaaatactgCTGTTCCTTTGTGGGTTTGCATTGATCAGTGACTGGCTGAATATACAAAGATGTACCTGTACTTCTTTTGAGGGAGGCTGAACTTCAGTTTTCCCAGGAATACTACAGTAGATTTACACTGGGCTTGTTGATTTAGATTAAATCTGAAGAAACGTTTTAATCATTTAAAAAATAAAGCATgggttgtgatttttttttcactaaCTTATATATTTAGTTTTGACTGGAGAGTTTCATTTAATATAAATACTTCTAAAATGCATCTTGACATGCCAAAATATATCACTTTTAGCAATTATGATAAAGACAAAGCAGAGAGGAGATTGATAGAGGTGCTCAATGCCATGAGAGAGCCGAGTAGACTAGTTAGgatctagaatgcactgccagtctCTGGAGACAGATTCAGCTACGCCTTTCCAACAGGAATTTGATAATTGtatgacttcttcaaaaaaaaattgcagcGCTGTTCCGAGAAGGCAGGGCAATGGGATGGATGAGTTGTTGTTGCAGAGGCAACATAGATATAACAGATTCAATGGTCTCCTGTGCTGAAACCATTTTAGATTCCAAGTGTAGGCTTGTCCATGCAGTGCAGTTTTTCTACAGCAGATGGATAATTTGGATGCTGTTTTATTCTTCACTTGCAGGTGTATTTAGCAATTTCCGTCAGTTTGAAGTAAAGCCCTAACAGTAGGTCCCAAACCCCTCTATAGATCTTGAGCAGTtcttattttgtttttgttgcacTAGGCTGTCTGCTTATGCAAGTAAGACGCAGTCTAGTGTGTGGTGCATAGATTCTCTCTTTATTGTACATGATTGCAATATTCCCACATGATGTGTGAAGCATTATGGGTGTTCCAGTTAGACTGCACAAACCAGATGCCTGTAACCCTAGTAACaaatcatgtttttttttgttttgagtaGTTCAGGACTAACCTAAATAAGTTCCAATTCAGGAAGAACTAATACTTAATATAGATTTCAGGTCAAGGAATTGCTCTTCTACGTGTTGTATTAGTTCCAAATCCATATAACTTCAATGAAATCTGATAAGTAGAAAAAAGCTCAGGAGTTGAATATTTTATTTATGCTTTTGACTTGGGGAGTGTATTAAAGGCTCAGCAACCACATCTGTGCAGTCAGGGTTTCCCTGAGTTAGCTTATTTTTACTGATGTGCAGCTCTACTGAGAAATGGCAATAGttttttttacattttaattTTGAAAGTGAATTTTAGGTGTGATTTGTAAATTGCAAGTTTACGTGTTGGAAGCCAGTGCTGGGGGTGATTAAATGAAAAGAGAATGTCTGTCTGCTTAACTTTATGACTTATCAAGCAGGTCCATATTGAATCCAGGTCATAATAGTGTTGCTTATATTGGTGTTCTCCATAGATATTTCCCAGCGTACTGTACATTTCCTGGAATTTCCTGTGTTTGCATTGGCAAATCAAAGTAGCTGGCAAGTTTGTTCATCAGTACTTACTGATAAATAAGAACGCAAGTAGGAGCAGTAGTAGCCTATTGAAGACCTCAAGACTGCCTCACCATTAAACAAAATCGTGGTTGATTTGCCCCAAACCTCAACTCCTCTATCATACCATCTCACCATAGCCCTCAACTTCCTGCTATTTCAAAGatctatctacctcctctttaaatactttgatCTAGCCTCCACAGCTTTAAGGTgcagagaattcctgacattcactagcTCAGGTTAaagaaattcctttgcatctcAAGTTTAAGTTATTGCCCTCTTATTCTGTAAATATTCCCTAAATAGAGTTCTCTGTCTAGTTGGAGATATCATCTCAAAATCTAACCTGTCAAGCCCTCCTAGAATTTGGTATGTTTCCATAAGATGACCCTTTTCTTCTAAGCTAATGAATAGGGGCCTATCTTGTTTGGCTACGCTTTATAGTCAACCCCTTCATCCTAGGAAATGGAAAATAATGTTCAGATTCAACAGTCATACGGTTCCTCTCATGAAAATAACAAGATTTATGCTTCTGAATTCATTCCCCAGAAGAGAACTTGCTCAAACTATTTGTGGCTTTTGTAGAAAGGAAGATAATGTTTTCTTTTGAACAAAGTTAATCAtttagaaaataaacatttaagcCACGTTATTGCTTTTCTGCAAGAAACACTGCTGTTTTCTATAGGATTTTAACAGTAGTGTGATTGGACTAAATTCTGATTATCTAGCCTATTTATCAATATAAACATCTCACACCTTccattacaaaaaaaaacttatttatGTAAAATAAATGTTGATATCAAAATTATTTTATTCAGAATTGGAGCTGCAGTTTGAAATAGTTCAAATATTGCAATAGTAAATTTCAGTCTGTGTTAGTGGCATTATCTAACTGCAATATTGGGCCAGAACTTGCTGGAAATACAATAAGTTCATTGTTCATTCAAAGATTGCATAGCTACACCAGGTGAGGAACAGGTATGGGGGTTGAGCATGCAAATCTGGTAGCTGCTGTTTAGAGTACGCTGTTTTATGGTTCAAACGTTTCATTTCACTGTTTGGCTGACCATCCAAATGCATTAAACAACATAAAGCCTGTACTCATATAGCCTGTACTCACATAGCAAGTTGGGTTTGTCTATCTCAGACCGAGTGCCCTCTCTTAACTTAATGTTTGAGTTTAATTACTgtctatttaaaaaaaattcatcttAAAAAAATGGAGTAATGATTGTTGAAGATTTTGTCTTTATCCCTTGCATACAATTTTTATTTATTTGCGTTATGTCTGAATCAGACCCCAAGCTCCCAAAAAGTCAGTAGTAAGGCCATCTGGGCATTTTATGAGCCTCTCTCCTCTATAAACTTGCCATCAGAGGACTGTAAAATTCCGACCTGAGTGCATCAAGCCTCACTGCTTTAATGTTGTGCTATATCTTAAGAGCCCTGTAATTTTACTAATTTAACCTGAAGGCAAACTGACAACTGGGACATTCCTGGATTTCTCAGTATTCTTTAAACATTTCATTGAACATGATGTCCATCGTTTTTCAAAATTTAAGAACAAAtaagttcagtttagaaaaaatGCCCAGAAAAGTGTGATTCTGAAAACCATGTTGACATTGATGTGTAATCATAATTTTCAGAAggtttttgaaaagtttggttttCTTGGATGTCATATTTTCCATGGGTTTGTTTAGTTAATAGCGAAACTACAGGCAATATTTGGATTCTTACATCAGCACCCATTGTATAGTGTTGAAAACTAAACTTTTGTTCAAGGCATTAGTACTTGGTCTAAAAAAAAGTTGTTTGTGAGCTCATAGGGTAATTTATTTGATTTTCTATAATTATCCTAGAATGATCTGATATGCACTGGCACAATTGCAAAATCATGTAAATGTAAAACAAAGGTCAAAAAATATAGTCAGCAAAATATCAGTCTATAATCTGAGTTGCATGCTACATGTACTGCTACCGGAATACGGACTAATATCTCCTTCTCTCAAAAGACAATGCAAGATTATGTGTCCTTCCAAAAACAGGGAAAGTAATTTTTTAAATGCTGGAAGTAGCAACAGGCCAAACAGTGTCCATGGAGAGAGCGAATTATTGTTTTGAGAACAGGAGGATGATAAAAATGAGTTTTTAAACCAGTAGGCAGGAATGAGGGAAACAATGGATTAGAAGAACAAAAGGAAGGTCTGCAAGAGTAGGAGGGATTAACTAACAAAATATTTCATGATGCCAAGCCAGAGTGATAATAGCTTAaaagtgtgttgctagaaaagcgcagcaggtcaggcagcatcaaaggagaagtagaatcgacgtttcgggcataagcccttcttcactaAGATGAG from Chiloscyllium punctatum isolate Juve2018m chromosome 3, sChiPun1.3, whole genome shotgun sequence includes these protein-coding regions:
- the LOC140454088 gene encoding uncharacterized protein, producing the protein MPRRKQSNPQPVKIESEDGCEQNGPEELVLQSDMMLGQDLEFESSKKIMGFEKDSKGSDSLGFIHANDNGVFSPSCKRLKIGKEPQNYVEMVDNQVGSTPRPLDMPTDSFVDSPQQTNGLVNQSSMEANVDTILGEDCSFDESSTGCGGLNKIQVLADNLYKCPDCSYTSNQLGKIKCHFLIHEGQKPLQCDNTSDQFETPVQTQTQTPTLKKTIKCSYCDFACDRVVTLTRHKRKHLKNKPALGRKSTLSSKLLRTESDQSTVGSEEKKYYNCSYCSYTSSLMGNLQRHIRIHLGEKPFKCDQCYYATGQSGNLKRHKLTHTQKKSFTCNQCDYASGQMGNLKRHMLIHTRKKSFKCSQCDYTGDSMADLMRHKQNHKDDKSLLRNNETDATAIKANGEEKPYKCLYCSYASPLLGNLQRHTRIHLGEKPFKCDKCDYSSCQMGNLKRHSLTHTREKMFKCHHCGYSCGNLLDLKQHKETHIKGKLQQDEENNVQDTSSVTNTASNHTPEQVATKIGEAKPYKCSYCDYTSLLLGNLQRHTRIHLGEKPFKCDQCDYATYQSGHLKRHRQTHTHRKSLKCRICDYVCNNMVDLKQHQQEHTEKNASGEKKPYKCTYCNYVSSLSGNLQRHIRIHLGEKPFKCDQCEYASHQSGNLKRHVLTHSRPKSFKCGICYYTCSSVIELKEHKESHVKKELLLEDDENGNEKAQELYSCKLCNFISEYPGHLMRHMKTHNSEKPYKCHYCNYATVQQGNLKRHILIHTGEKPFKCNECNYTCSRMENLKRHKLIHAEKTFSGEGSSSVKFEKPYCCVLCNFKAQYPSILARHVKTHAESTRKSTGKKTFRCEKCIYSTSSVIRWKVHLQNHMDNEGELHCKEERECENVQKYFSCNLCDFITQYPNDLMGHMKTHSTGSVSSDSQVPSKETVVVHHSSENIFSCKLCSFVTQYPNHFIMHMKTHMKTHSNSKSEYQCSHCNYTTKQSGNFKRHIQVHLGVRPFKCNKCNYASINFANLKRHLQTHLKQASSQLYSSSSQIVDHVQLENTSIKKEKENDLCLQEDKLENDVPEHVSSQSSGSFHSRVSRNLKRRRPYKCSHCYYETIELGNLNRHIRSHKGEKPFKCSQCNYASTQLVNVKRHLRTHAGKESYQCTQCAFVSESKAAFKRHTDKHLARMEIKQEVEDGNSLSKEQKVFSCRLCNFVSQYQSNLIRHMNIHNYKRPYKCSQCNYVSAQLGNLKRHMRNHIKKETFQCDQCNYSCASMTNLKRHARVHTSYSEVLDFLQSADEAGNLLDTGNGAVESGSFPGLLLPLTCQRCGMVLDDSVPATCLIGQHCPRCVFDGLIHGLGEEGEGEDLGGGQSSPEKGDKVFPCKLCTFISQYPNHLMRHMKTHSGEKPYKCSQCQYASAHLDNLKRHVRIHTGEKPFKCDRCNYACGNLANLKRHERIHSGDKPFKCHICNYSCNQSMNLKRHMLRHTGEKPFKCPQCEYTTGHWDNYKRHQKTHGWMDGSQKDFQEQRQESGMTGLRNMD